A single genomic interval of Arthrobacter globiformis harbors:
- the cpaB gene encoding Flp pilus assembly protein CpaB, with the protein MKTRLLGGIAALLVAIIGTVLLVNYVQNADKRALADTETESVYVVEKTISAGTGIDKAAGAVVRKEVPKLAVAAGAVTELSQVGRKVAAVDLMPGEQLLTTRMVDADSILGPSRVQVPVGMQEITLKLPIERVVGGTLAAGDTVGVFLSVEDSAAKSGGTQLTFHKVLVTAAQFSNGSTAKSQETAAEDDSSKGSLNSKKSASSNDTYLITLARNSADAERIIFATEFGSVYLSKEPANAVESTSGVVNTGRLFR; encoded by the coding sequence ATGAAAACTCGCCTACTGGGAGGAATTGCCGCTTTATTGGTGGCGATTATTGGGACCGTCCTGCTGGTCAATTACGTGCAGAATGCGGATAAGCGCGCACTGGCGGACACGGAAACTGAATCCGTATACGTGGTGGAGAAAACCATCTCGGCCGGCACCGGAATCGATAAGGCTGCCGGCGCCGTTGTCCGGAAAGAAGTACCCAAACTGGCTGTGGCCGCCGGAGCCGTGACCGAGCTGAGCCAGGTTGGCCGGAAGGTCGCCGCCGTGGACCTGATGCCAGGCGAGCAGCTCCTCACCACACGCATGGTGGACGCCGATTCCATCCTCGGGCCGTCCCGCGTCCAGGTTCCTGTGGGCATGCAGGAAATCACCCTCAAACTTCCCATCGAGCGCGTGGTGGGCGGCACGCTTGCGGCCGGTGACACGGTGGGCGTGTTCCTCTCCGTGGAGGACTCAGCGGCCAAGTCGGGCGGGACGCAGCTGACATTCCACAAGGTTTTGGTCACGGCGGCCCAGTTCAGCAACGGCAGCACGGCCAAGTCGCAGGAGACTGCAGCCGAGGACGATTCTTCCAAGGGGTCGCTCAACTCGAAGAAGTCTGCTTCGTCGAATGACACCTATCTCATCACCCTGGCCCGCAACTCCGCCGATGCCGAGAGGATCATCTTCGCCACCGAGTTCGGCAGCGTGTACCTCTCCAAGGAGCCGGCGAACGCGGTGGAGAGCACGTCAGGCGTCGTGAATACCGGAAGGTTGTTCCGATGA
- a CDS encoding AAA family ATPase: MSRFVLITPNADFERRIQLAVSGMHGSLRVFQADYLPESPQDFLRQLVGEPPEVLILGPGLPVDDSLKLASVMDLQYPEISVVLVVPETKEVVLQAMRSGVRDLLDPAANPDAIRVLLERASLAAAGRRRGLAPEASEHADHGEGGRVITVMSPKGGVGKTTVATNLAVGLGKSAPMSVVIVDLDLQFGDVASGLMLDPEHTITDAVVGAASQDSMVLKTYLTVHPAGIYALCAPRNPIEMDRISGEQVTRLLNQLREEFHYIVVDTAPGLGEHVLATLEQATDAVWICGMDIPSIRGLRTGFQILSELGLVPEKRHVVLNMTDRRAGLTLQDIEAAVGAPVDVALPRSKTLPYSTNKGVPILQDGSRDTAGKGLRQLVERFKPNWEERPHKKLHRRAVVQ, from the coding sequence ATGAGCCGCTTTGTCCTCATCACCCCGAACGCCGACTTCGAGCGCCGCATCCAGCTGGCAGTGTCCGGCATGCACGGCTCGCTGCGGGTGTTCCAGGCCGACTACCTGCCCGAAAGCCCGCAGGACTTCCTGCGGCAGCTTGTCGGCGAACCCCCAGAGGTCCTGATCCTCGGACCGGGCCTGCCGGTTGATGACTCCCTGAAACTGGCTTCCGTCATGGATCTTCAGTACCCGGAAATCAGCGTTGTGTTGGTGGTCCCGGAAACCAAGGAGGTCGTGCTCCAGGCCATGCGGTCGGGCGTCCGCGACCTGCTCGATCCGGCCGCGAACCCGGACGCCATCCGCGTCCTGCTGGAACGTGCGAGCCTCGCGGCCGCGGGCCGCCGTCGTGGTTTGGCCCCTGAGGCGTCAGAGCATGCCGACCACGGCGAGGGCGGGCGGGTCATCACCGTCATGTCCCCCAAAGGCGGGGTGGGCAAGACCACCGTGGCAACCAATCTCGCCGTCGGGCTGGGCAAATCCGCCCCCATGAGCGTGGTGATCGTGGATCTGGACCTCCAGTTCGGCGATGTTGCCAGCGGGCTGATGCTTGACCCGGAACACACCATCACCGACGCCGTGGTGGGCGCGGCCAGCCAGGACTCCATGGTCCTCAAGACCTACCTGACCGTCCACCCCGCCGGCATCTACGCCCTGTGTGCGCCCAGAAATCCGATCGAGATGGACAGGATTTCCGGTGAACAGGTCACTCGCCTCCTCAACCAGCTGCGCGAGGAATTCCACTACATCGTGGTGGACACGGCACCGGGGCTGGGCGAGCACGTGCTGGCAACGCTTGAACAGGCCACGGACGCCGTCTGGATCTGCGGAATGGACATTCCCAGCATTCGGGGCCTCAGGACAGGATTCCAAATCCTGTCCGAGCTCGGCCTCGTCCCGGAGAAACGGCACGTGGTGCTGAATATGACGGACCGCAGGGCAGGCCTCACACTGCAGGACATCGAGGCCGCCGTTGGCGCCCCCGTGGATGTTGCCCTCCCCCGTTCCAAGACGCTGCCCTACTCCACCAACAAGGGAGTACCCATCCTGCAGGACGGCAGCCGGGACACAGCAGGCAAGGGGCTCCGCCAACTGGTCGAGCGCTTCAAACCGAACTGGGAAGAAAGACCTCACAAGAAGCTGCACAGAAGGGCGGTAGTCCAGTGA
- a CDS encoding CpaF family protein, whose amino-acid sequence MNLTDRFQNLRGEAKPDPGKPQAADVFKPRPAAATLGRKHEEQAARSAASAAAALEAPAVASVASEALNALKERATQTLFERLGSRLTDSALEDEELHQFVRDELKTVVDEEQVPLSGPERQRLIRDIIDDVLGHGPIQRFLDDPSITEVMVNRYDQVYVERQGRIFPTDTKFSSDESLRRVIDRIVSKVGRRIDESSPLVDARLADGSRVNAIIPPLAVSGPALTIRKFGRDVLTVHDLVSLGSLSPEMAELLNACVVARMNIIVSGGTGTGKTTLLNVLSGFIPPEDRIVTIEDAVELQLQQEHVIRLESRPQNIEGKGEVSIRDLVRNSLRMRPDRIVVGEVRGGECLDMLQAMNTGHDGSISTVHANSPRDAIARLETLVLMAGMDIPLRAVREQLASAVNLIVHITRMRDGSRRVTHVTEVQGMEGDIVTLQDAFVFDYSAGMDANGRFLGKPVPTGVRPRFTERFAELGIEISPAVFGASLPGVAPARGR is encoded by the coding sequence GTGAACCTCACAGACCGGTTCCAGAACCTCCGGGGCGAGGCCAAACCCGACCCCGGGAAGCCACAGGCCGCCGACGTCTTCAAGCCCAGGCCCGCTGCCGCAACGCTCGGCAGGAAGCATGAGGAGCAGGCGGCACGCTCGGCGGCGAGCGCCGCCGCAGCTTTGGAGGCACCAGCCGTTGCTTCCGTTGCCAGCGAAGCCCTGAATGCACTGAAGGAACGGGCGACCCAAACGCTCTTTGAACGGCTGGGTTCACGGCTCACGGACTCCGCCCTCGAGGACGAGGAACTGCACCAGTTTGTCCGCGATGAACTGAAAACCGTCGTGGACGAGGAGCAGGTTCCGCTGTCTGGTCCCGAGAGGCAGCGGCTCATCCGTGACATCATCGACGACGTCCTAGGCCACGGCCCCATCCAGCGGTTCCTCGATGACCCGTCCATTACGGAGGTCATGGTGAACCGCTATGACCAGGTCTACGTGGAACGTCAGGGCCGCATTTTCCCCACGGACACGAAGTTCAGTTCGGATGAATCATTGCGCCGGGTGATCGACCGGATAGTGTCCAAGGTGGGCCGCCGCATCGATGAGTCCTCCCCGCTTGTGGACGCGCGACTCGCAGACGGCTCGCGCGTCAATGCCATCATTCCGCCATTGGCCGTCAGCGGGCCGGCTCTGACCATCCGAAAGTTTGGCCGGGACGTGCTGACGGTCCATGACCTCGTTTCCTTGGGCAGCCTCTCCCCCGAGATGGCGGAGCTCCTGAACGCCTGCGTCGTGGCCCGGATGAACATCATCGTTTCCGGCGGCACCGGCACGGGCAAGACCACCCTCCTGAATGTGCTGTCGGGATTCATCCCGCCGGAGGACAGGATCGTGACCATCGAGGACGCCGTGGAACTCCAGCTCCAGCAGGAGCACGTCATCCGGCTGGAAAGCCGCCCGCAGAACATCGAGGGCAAAGGTGAGGTGTCCATTAGGGACCTGGTCCGGAACTCGCTGCGTATGCGGCCTGACAGGATTGTGGTGGGTGAGGTCCGCGGCGGCGAATGCCTCGACATGCTGCAGGCTATGAATACCGGCCACGACGGTTCAATCTCCACCGTGCACGCCAACTCGCCGCGTGACGCTATCGCCCGCCTTGAAACGCTGGTGCTGATGGCCGGCATGGACATTCCGCTCCGGGCAGTGCGCGAACAGCTGGCCTCCGCGGTCAACCTGATCGTCCACATCACCAGGATGCGTGACGGCTCCCGCCGCGTCACCCACGTCACGGAGGTGCAGGGCATGGAGGGCGACATTGTCACCCTCCAGGACGCCTTCGTGTTCGACTACTCGGCGGGCATGGACGCCAACGGCCGCTTCCTCGGGAAGCCCGTGCCGACGGGCGTCCGGCCACGGTTTACGGAGCGTTTCGCCGAGCTCGGCATCGAGATCTCGCCGGCCGTGTTCGGAGCATCCCTCCCCGGCGTTGCGCCGGCAAGGGGGCGGTGA
- a CDS encoding type II secretion system F family protein, translated as MTVPADSGVFVVALGLLYLAIVLVFGVALRPNSGIPLSRRRPDVPAQTSSLTRLTDHAVGVLNKGLRKRGPGLLTQERLDECGLKKEPGDYLIMAAVITLTAAVVGFFLGGIFAAVLLALLALLGLHLLLNALAGRRRRHFDQQVPDTLQMFSGGLRAGHSLLRAVDAAGQESQPPMSEELGRIVNETRIGRDLGESLADVARRTQSEDFLSISQAIEIHREVGGDLAEVLDHLGDTVRDRNQVRGQIRALSAEGRMSAIVLMALPVVMFIGLTLFNEMYSRTFTGTLPGYFMIAGAVVLLTVGGFWLSRIIKPKF; from the coding sequence GTGACGGTGCCAGCCGACTCCGGCGTTTTCGTGGTGGCGCTGGGGCTGCTGTACCTCGCGATCGTCCTGGTCTTCGGCGTGGCCCTCAGGCCAAATTCGGGCATTCCGCTGTCCCGCCGCCGGCCCGACGTCCCAGCCCAGACCTCATCGCTGACTAGGCTGACCGACCACGCCGTGGGGGTGCTGAACAAGGGCCTCAGGAAGCGCGGGCCTGGCCTGCTCACCCAGGAGCGGCTGGACGAATGCGGCCTCAAGAAGGAACCGGGCGACTACCTGATCATGGCGGCGGTCATCACGCTGACGGCCGCCGTCGTCGGTTTCTTTTTAGGCGGCATTTTCGCCGCTGTCCTCCTGGCTCTGCTTGCCCTGCTGGGGCTGCACCTGCTGCTGAACGCCCTGGCCGGACGCCGCCGTCGGCACTTTGACCAGCAGGTGCCGGATACGCTCCAGATGTTCTCCGGTGGCCTCCGTGCTGGCCACAGTCTGCTTCGGGCCGTGGATGCGGCCGGGCAGGAAAGCCAGCCGCCGATGTCGGAGGAACTGGGCCGGATCGTCAATGAGACAAGGATTGGACGCGACCTCGGCGAATCGCTGGCGGACGTGGCCAGGCGGACCCAGAGCGAGGATTTCCTCTCCATCTCGCAGGCCATTGAGATCCACCGGGAGGTGGGCGGGGACCTGGCGGAAGTGCTGGACCACTTGGGCGACACGGTCCGCGACCGCAACCAGGTGCGCGGCCAGATCCGGGCGCTGAGTGCTGAGGGCCGGATGTCGGCGATCGTCCTCATGGCCCTGCCGGTGGTGATGTTCATCGGGCTGACGCTGTTCAACGAAATGTACTCCCGCACCTTTACCGGCACCCTGCCCGGCTACTTCATGATCGCCGGGGCAGTTGTTCTGCTCACCGTCGGCGGTTTCTGGCTGAGCCGCATCATCAAACCCAAGTTCTAG
- a CDS encoding type II secretion system F family protein, whose protein sequence is MQPVAYAAILAVVLPVTVMTWFAFTGDRAGLRNMQANLGRVSKAKGPALSVNEKLMLASQRIMPKGYAAWLDRQLAGAGRPKDWPLARLIMVKPLLAFAGAVPGYLFFAGGPSAQRFLILLGVTALCYFTPDLLVRSRAQKRREAIRMELPVALDHMLISVQAGLGFEAAMGRAGTSGNGPMAEELIRTLQDIQVGRSRKDAYLAMAERVDVPDVRSFIRAVVQADAYGVAIARVLKTQAEDMRIKRKQRAEEHAMKMPVKMLFPLIFFILPTLFIVVLGPTVMSIISMFAG, encoded by the coding sequence ATGCAGCCTGTGGCTTATGCGGCAATTCTGGCGGTGGTCTTACCCGTGACCGTCATGACGTGGTTCGCCTTCACCGGCGACCGGGCGGGGCTCCGCAACATGCAGGCGAACCTCGGCCGTGTGTCCAAAGCCAAGGGTCCTGCCCTCAGCGTCAACGAGAAACTGATGCTGGCCAGCCAGCGCATCATGCCGAAGGGCTACGCCGCGTGGCTGGACCGGCAACTCGCGGGTGCTGGCCGGCCCAAGGACTGGCCGCTGGCCCGGCTCATCATGGTCAAGCCGCTGCTTGCCTTCGCGGGCGCCGTTCCCGGGTACCTGTTCTTTGCCGGCGGCCCGTCGGCTCAGCGGTTCCTGATCCTGTTGGGTGTGACGGCGCTTTGCTACTTCACTCCCGACCTGTTGGTGCGCAGCCGGGCGCAGAAGCGGCGGGAGGCCATCCGGATGGAGCTGCCGGTCGCTCTGGACCACATGCTGATCTCAGTCCAGGCCGGCCTCGGGTTCGAAGCGGCGATGGGACGCGCCGGCACCAGCGGCAACGGCCCAATGGCCGAAGAGCTGATCCGAACGCTCCAGGACATCCAGGTGGGCAGGTCGCGCAAGGATGCGTACCTCGCCATGGCGGAACGGGTCGACGTGCCGGACGTCCGCAGCTTCATCCGGGCCGTGGTCCAGGCTGACGCGTATGGCGTTGCCATCGCCAGGGTCCTCAAGACCCAGGCCGAGGACATGCGGATCAAGCGGAAACAGCGCGCCGAGGAGCACGCCATGAAGATGCCGGTGAAAATGCTGTTCCCGCTCATCTTCTTCATCCTGCCCACGCTGTTCATCGTGGTCCTTGGTCCGACGGTGATGAGCATTATTTCGATGTTTGCGGGATAG
- a CDS encoding Flp family type IVb pilin — protein sequence MLAFYTDLSVRLRQNEKGATAVEYGIMVALIAVVIIIAVTMLGGSLNAMFKAVECQVGGGTWAATEATATAAASGTCTR from the coding sequence ATGCTTGCTTTCTACACAGACCTCTCAGTCCGCCTTCGTCAGAACGAAAAGGGCGCAACGGCCGTTGAATACGGGATCATGGTTGCGCTCATCGCCGTCGTTATCATCATCGCCGTCACCATGCTGGGCGGCTCCTTGAACGCTATGTTCAAAGCGGTAGAGTGCCAGGTTGGCGGCGGCACATGGGCAGCGACCGAGGCAACCGCCACTGCGGCTGCTTCGGGAACCTGCACTCGCTAG
- a CDS encoding TadE/TadG family type IV pilus assembly protein yields MEFALLVPILIVLVFGIMEFGRAYSVQMSLANAAREGARSMAITKNQDTARTAAKNAALHLSPALENGNITFSLTAGTSGCPTNAQTTVNISYNLSTMTGIVGPFTMTGRGTMLCGG; encoded by the coding sequence GTGGAGTTTGCGCTGCTGGTACCAATCCTCATCGTGTTGGTCTTCGGCATTATGGAGTTCGGCCGCGCTTACAGCGTCCAGATGTCACTGGCAAACGCTGCCCGTGAAGGTGCCCGCAGCATGGCAATCACCAAAAACCAAGACACTGCCCGTACGGCGGCAAAGAATGCAGCATTACACCTCAGCCCGGCCCTTGAGAACGGCAACATCACGTTCAGTCTTACAGCCGGAACTTCGGGCTGTCCCACAAACGCGCAAACCACGGTGAACATCAGCTACAACCTCAGCACGATGACCGGCATCGTCGGACCGTTCACCATGACAGGGAGAGGAACCATGCTGTGCGGCGGCTAG